In the Fundulus heteroclitus isolate FHET01 chromosome 23, MU-UCD_Fhet_4.1, whole genome shotgun sequence genome, ttggcaactgtactaaagagaaatctaggattatttttattctcttcaattaatgatgaaaaatatgctgctctaactctgcggagggtcttgttatacaacaatagtctgtccctccagattaggtaggattcctcttggtgtgtagagcgccattttctctccaatttcctaacattgcgcttcaaggaacgcagctctgaattaaaccaaggagccagcttcctgtgaataatcaccttctttttcaagggagctacattgtctaatgcagaacgcaatgaggaagtcacattgttagcaaaggtatcgatttaaTATACACATaaacaaaattagatttttttcttttatctccttCCAACTTTTCCTTCCTTCGAATCCAAAAGGAATATTTCAATCATTTTCGTCATAGTTTTTTCCTTCTGCATGAGTATTGATTTATCTTTTGTTCAGAATCTATAACACTGCTAAAGTAGAGACCAACTTTGGTGACATTACATAGTCAAATGTCAAAAATATATCTATTTGATGGGTAAATTCACTTTGTGCTAAATTGTACACTTTAAGGAAACGGATTGAGATGAACATattttgaaaacatatttttttttcttcagaaccACTTGATCAATACTTTGAACATTTGTAAATGGTATTTCATCTAGTCGCTAAAAGAATGAGAAATTATCCCATCACTCATTGCACTAATATAATGATgcatcatttaacaaagaataAAGCACTGAAGAAGACGGCATTCGATTATGTCTTGgtatgtctgtgtgttatgtgcaAACTGCATTCTGAATCTCAtcaaaaatttcattatggtaacGCACGATGACTAAAGATTCTTGATTGATTCATTTTTCACTGGAAAATTATGCATCTGAACAGGAATTTTAGGAATTCTGCAAGTTTATTagaatgaaaacacaaacaaatatgcTACATTTATCTAATACAATATTGAAGGGGTTAAATTAAACAAGTCTTTCAGGAAACAACAGATTTAGCAACACAATATAtacaattattaaataaatgcactGTATGACACGAATATTTAAACACCACCAGTTTAAAGCCAGTCCATTTCCCTCCATTTGTTTTATCACATTTCTTCATTCACATTATAGATTTCTTATAGACTAGATAGTTTCCCAGtgtaaattaaagaaatataatCTGACGTACCAACAAGTATTATAATGTCTTTCCTCTCCGATAGAAtaaacacttaaatgttttcagtATAAATATATAGTTCAGAATGCAACTGATCTCATTTTGCTAAATAGCTGAGTTCTGTTGTTTTGTAGTGTTTGCAAATCTTCATTGCAGCTGTGAGAGCAGGTCCTTGCAGTCCTCAAGTCTGTCCAGGTCGTCCACTGCCTCAATCAGCCGCTCGACCTTCGCTGATGGAAGCACCGCCTCGGCGTTGTTCCTGAACTTCTTCCTCAGACTCTGGTTGGTCAGAGGGTTGCGCCAGTGACCGTAGAAGGTATCACAACGTCCATTCACAGTGTCTCCTCCTACAAGCATCACCTGGACCTCTCCGTACATCAGGTTGAAGTTAGCAGGGTTGTCGTGGGGATGCTCCAGCCGAACGCGGCTCAGCAGAGCGTGCAGCTCAGGTCGACTCATGGCAGCTGGGGTGAAGGACTTCACGGTCACCTCGCCATCCAGGAGAGCGCTGCAGGCGTTAAACTGGAAGGAGTGGCGAGCCTCATGCTCGGATTCAGGGAAAGGCCTGTTGATGTATTTAGACAGGGGGACTCTGAGCAAAATGTCCTGGACTTGGTGTGGGGAGACCTTTCCAGGACCAGCTCCCACAAGAAGCTTGTGGACAGAAGCCGCAGCATCGGCCACCCAGTGCATCCCCAGATGGGCAGGGAAGCGCTTGAAGCCCATGTCCTGCTCCTCTAACAGGAATGCATGGCCGTCATGGGGGGAATCTAAAGGTTGTGGTACATAGTCTTCATAAAAAGCATTAAAGCCTGCCACTCCTGCAACTGCATCCAAGACCAGAGGACTGGCCTCTAGGCCTCTGGAGGCCAGCAGGGCAGCTTCAAGCCCCAGACGTGAGGCGTTGCCGATGTGAAGGGGTTTAGACTGAGTGGCAGCG is a window encoding:
- the irg1l gene encoding cis-aconitate decarboxylase, producing MLSVLQKTIRPVQAARRVHQSAVQVLKHPAPEDTVTASFGRFVSEIQPQHLSPVVLQRSKRMVLDSIGVGLIGSTTDVFELALQHCQHMYAPDYISSVYGRRDVRLSPTLAAFVNGVATHSMDFDDTWHPATHPSGAVLPAVLALSDMMPASRKPSGLDFLLAFNVGIEIQGRLMRFSNEACNIPKRFHPPTVVGPMGSAAACARLLSLDPSQCSHALAIAASLAGAPMANAATQSKPLHIGNASRLGLEAALLASRGLEASPLVLDAVAGVAGFNAFYEDYVPQPLDSPHDGHAFLLEEQDMGFKRFPAHLGMHWVADAAASVHKLLVGAGPGKVSPHQVQDILLRVPLSKYINRPFPESEHEARHSFQFNACSALLDGEVTVKSFTPAAMSRPELHALLSRVRLEHPHDNPANFNLMYGEVQVMLVGGDTVNGRCDTFYGHWRNPLTNQSLRKKFRNNAEAVLPSAKVERLIEAVDDLDRLEDCKDLLSQLQ